In Clostridium omnivorum, the DNA window CTGGTGTGGCTGTTGGAACTCTATATAATTACTATAAAAATAAAAAGCAGCTTTATCTAGCCATTCTCAAAGAAAGCTGGAAAAATACCTTTGAAAAACTTGATATTATAAACCAGGCTACTGTCTCCTATAAAGAAAAGCTTAGAAAATTTATAAGCATACTATATGAAGATATAGAGGGAAGAAATGGCTTAGGTAAAGCTTTATTAGACAAATCAATACTTGAGTTAAAGGACGATAAGGAAATAGATGAATTAAAAAACAGCTTGTTATTAAGACTAGAGAACCTTTTTAGCGGCTATGAGAAGCCAGAACACTTAAGCAAATGCTCATCTATCGATATCAGATTAGCTGAATGCTTATTAGTATCTACATTAACAATGCTAGAACTTCATCCAAATGATAAAGAAAATAATATTAACTTTTTAGTAGAGTTTATAAGTTTATCTGTTAAAAACAATGTAAAAGGAGATAAAGTTTAATGAATTTAATTTTTTATTTATTAGCAATAGCTACAGGTGTTGTAACTGGTGGTATAACAAGTCTTATAGGTGCTAGTGGGGTTATGATTATAGTTCCTATTCTAACTATGCTGTTTAAACTTAATGTTCATACCGCAATAGGTACAAGTCTTTTTGTAGATGTTATAGCTTCTCTAACTGTAGCTTATTCTTATTATAAGAATGGAAATATAGAGCTTAAATCAGGTATTTGGATAGCTCTAACCTCTATTATTGGAGCTCAACTAGGTGCTCTATTTGCAAGCAAAATGGGAGAGGGCAACCTTTCCACCAGCTTTGGAGTGGTTCTAATTATTGCAGGCCTCTCAATGCTGCGTAAGAGCTATAAAGAGAAAAAAGATCCTTCAGACTCAGTAAGCGGCTTTATTCAGTTTAAGGCAGAATGGCAAAAAATATTAGCAGCTTTGATTATAGGACTTGGCATAGGAGTATTAAGCGGAATATTTGGAGCCGGCGGTGGAGTTATGATCCTCCTAGCATTAATAATATTAATGTCTTTCCCACTTCATAAGGCTATAGGTACTTCTACTCTTATAATGGCTATAACTGCTCTTT includes these proteins:
- a CDS encoding sulfite exporter TauE/SafE family protein → MNLIFYLLAIATGVVTGGITSLIGASGVMIIVPILTMLFKLNVHTAIGTSLFVDVIASLTVAYSYYKNGNIELKSGIWIALTSIIGAQLGALFASKMGEGNLSTSFGVVLIIAGLSMLRKSYKEKKDPSDSVSGFIQFKAEWQKILAALIIGLGIGVLSGIFGAGGGVMILLALIILMSFPLHKAIGTSTLIMAITALSSTVGYAARGNIDILLGIILSVGAVLGGVLGSRYANKVNEKTLQRVVGICFMSMGVIMTIIEIIK
- a CDS encoding TetR/AcrR family transcriptional regulator, with the protein product MPKIISNVDITIKNCAMELFSELSYTNVDMRMISKKSGVAVGTLYNYYKNKKQLYLAILKESWKNTFEKLDIINQATVSYKEKLRKFISILYEDIEGRNGLGKALLDKSILELKDDKEIDELKNSLLLRLENLFSGYEKPEHLSKCSSIDIRLAECLLVSTLTMLELHPNDKENNINFLVEFISLSVKNNVKGDKV